The genomic DNA ACTACAGCAGCGATCGCGCCACCCACGACGAAAAATGCACCACCCGTCGGGGCTGTCCCGATGCTGATGTGGACACGTTTTGCAGTATTATCACCTTCTGCTTTCTCACCCTCGGCAGATTGGCGTTTTTGTGCGTTATCGCATCCAAACCCGATGCTCAGGGCAAAGATGAGAGCAATAATGGATAGATAGGACGTGATTGATTTCATGGATTTCTCCTATAGATATGTGGCGCGTGTGCTATATTAACCGAGCGAGATTTCAAGTGGCAGTGGACACATTTCTGCCATCGCCGGGAAGATGTGTGTTACGTCTTTCCTAAACACATCTCCGCTCAAAATATCAACGATGCCACCCTGATGCTCTGGGTATTCTGATAGAAACCGCGCAAAGCTGAATTCTTTAGTATAAAAAGCGTAAACAAGTTTCCGAAATGCCTCCATTCCGTCTACAAACGCTGGTCCAAAACTCCCAAGTTGTGCTTCGGAAAAGTCGTTTTTGTTGAAGGCTTCAATGATCGCATCCGCCGCCATCTCCCCAGATTTAAGTGCCAAAAACAGCCCGGTCGAGTAGACGGGGTCCAAGAATCCAAATGCATCGCCGACTAATACCCAGTTGTTGCCTGCGATACGGCTGGCACGGTAAGAAAAATCTTTCGTGGTTTGGATCGGGAGCAGCTGCTTCGCACCTTTGAGCCGTTGCTTCAGCGGCATACACTTCGCGAGTTCTTCGTCGAAGATTTTCTGAGCGTTGAGTTTTCCGTCGGTATCTCTTCTGTTTTGGAGAAGGTAGTCCAATTCGCCTACAACGCCAATACTCGTGCGATTATACGGCAGCGGGATCGACCAGAACCAAGAATCTTTCTCTTCGGTGTGTAAAATAAGCGTCGCCCCCTCATCAATACCTTCGTCTCTATGACCACCTTCATAGTGCGTAAAGAGCGATGCCATTTTGAGGTTCGGTTCTATTGTGTTCAGTTTCAGCTGCTTGCCGATGAGCGACCGCTGCCCGGTAGAATCGACAATAACGGTTGCATGAAGGGTTTCGCGGGTGCCGTCTATGTCCTGTGTAACAACACCGATTGCTGTATCGTCTTCAAAAAGGACTTCGCGCACGCCTACGCCGCGACGCACCTCTACGCCTTTCTCTTTGGCGTTATCCAAAAGCATCTCGTCAAACTCACTCCGTAGTACCTGCCAAGTGACAGCGCTCTCATGTGGATTGGTTTGAAAGAAGTAGAACGGCGTGGAGCCTTTACCGGTGCGTGAATAGAACTGCACGCTGTACTTCTGTGGGAAATGGCTTGTCCGCAATTTTTCGAGCATACCGAGGCGTTTGAAGGTCCAGTATGTAGCGGGAATCAGCGATTCGCCGATTTTGAATTGCGGTGTCGTTGCTCGTTCGAGGAGCAGCACGCGGTGGCCTTGTTCAGCAACAAGTGCCGCAACGGTACTCCCAGCGGGTCCGCCCCCGATAACAATGGTGTCGTAGGTGTGGTGTGTGTGCATCTGTGTTTTGTAGGAGAAGTCTCTTTGAATTGTCAAGGACCCGGATCAATCTACCGCTTTTTCGTCGCCTGATTTGGTGGGTCCAGGCTTCTCGGATGGTGGATCCACGAATTTATATTTGCCAGACTTCCGGTATTCTTGTTCTAATGCTTGATAGTGGGCGATCAGTTTGTCAACATCATGATCAAATCGTGCGGCGATTTCCCGCCGAATTCTGCGAATTTCATCAATTTCATAATCTGCCATTTTAGTCGTCAACTCCTAAATAATTGAGGGGTGTTGCCAATTCCGGTGTCGGTAAGCCAAGTTCTTGGTTTATCTGCCGGATGCGATGAATTTTGTTAAGGTTCGCAATATGTTTATAATTCCACGTTAGAAGAGCATCTACATTATAAAACGAGGCAATTGCCAAGTGAAGGGCATCCCCAAAAGGATCTTGAGGCATTATTAACCTATCAATATAGATTTGTGTAATGCGACGAATTCTTGGAGAGATTGACAACATCTCCAAATTTGCCACCAAGTCAATCCGGTCTTGGGTTTTTTCACTTCTTCCGTCACTGAGTTCCTCAATAACAGCTAAACTTGAAACGAGGGTGAATTGGTCCGCGTATTCGACCCACCATTTCCGGCTCCAACTCTGCATAGCGCGGGATTCAAGATCCGTGCGCAATGTGTAATAGAAACTCGGAATTGTCGTTTCAATGTAAACACGATATTGTGTTTCGTTATTCAATAATTATAGTCTCCAAAGGTTTGGATGTCAAGGTGAAGTAAATCAGACATCAGGGTCATTCAATTTTAAGAAATTATTGGGTTTCACGTCTTTTTTTAAGGATCCGGTTCGGTTAGGAAACCGAACCTACCGGGCCTGGGGGTAAAAATTCGATCGAAAAATGAACAATTGAATGACCCTGAATCAGACATTGATTTACCTATGTGCTTCCATGTATGATCGAAGCACCGTATTTATCCGAGCGTGGTAATCTTGACCTTGTCCCTTGAACCACTCCAATACCTCTTGTTCAATCTGGAGGTAATTTTCAGGGGCAATCCGCTGAGCGTTTTCCCAAAAATCATCATCGAGTTCGGGGATATCTGATGTATCAATCGCGTCCTCGGGAAGGCTCTCAATTTCAGAAAGCCGTGTTTTTGAAAGCTTCATTATACCCTCTCCTTTCTTTGGAAGTTGCTTTTCTGGCAGAGATAATTCGTGTCTGACTGTTCCGGTTTGTGTGACAAACTACCAACACCGCTCCACCTCTAAGTGTCCCGATGGTAATTTCTCTAATCTCTGCTTGACCTTGTTCATCGTAATAATCTCTGGGATCGACTCTCGTGAAGTGTACATCTTCAAAAATAAGCCTTGCTTCTTCAAAATAAATCCCATGCTTTTTGAAGTTTACTCGGTTTTTGTGTTCGTCCCAGCTAAATTCCATAGTGCTATTTTGGCTTATTTGTAAGGTGTTAATGTAATCACAATACGATTAGGACTTACGCAAATTGGATCCAAAAGTAATATATTCACCAAAAGATGCCTGGCAGTGAGAGTATTTCAGTTATTTAACCCCCTAAATCCGCCTTATCAGGGGGACTTTAAGAAGGAGTGCGTAAGTCCTGATGATATTATAACACAACTCAAAGGGTTGTGGAAGTCCCAATTGATTAAAACGGTAGCGCGTAATTCCAATCCATTACGTCTTCACGCGCAATGAATTGTGCTACTACGAACCAGTGTATGCTCTTCACGATGTCCGTTCATCGGTGAAGCGTTTTGACTTAAGTTCATATCGCGGTAGCGTGCCGAATGGTACCGTTTTTACGGTGACACGCAAGCCTAAATCATCTCGGATGGCAGCGGCGACAGCAGTGGCAGTATCATCAGGATTCGGGTTTGTGGATTCAATCTGGATTTCGAGTTCATCAAGTGTGCCTGTTCCGTAAACACGTCCAGCGAACTCTTGGACATCCGGGAACTTGAGGATGATATTTTCAAGCGTTGCAGGGTATACGTTCAGTCCGCGAATGATAAGGGCATTGTCTATCCGTCCGAGAACGCCACCGTCAAGGACACGGCTTTCTCTTCCACATTCACACCGTCCCGATTTGAGTTTAACGTAGTCTCCCGTCCGATAGCGGATCACCGGCATACCGACGCGCCCTAAATTGGTAATCACTAATTCACCTTCATCTGCGGGATTGTCGGTTTCCGGATCGAGCACTTCACAGATGAATTCGTTTTCGTTGAGATGGAGACCCGCCTGCGGTTCGCACATCACACCCCATGCCCCGACTTCCGTTGCACCGGCGTGGTCGTAAGCGCGCGCACCCCAACGGGTCTCAATTCGTTCTTTTGTTGCGGGCAGACTCGCGCCCGGTTCACCCGCATGGATAGTAACCCGAACTGAAGATGCTTCGCTCAGATTGATACCGTCTTGTTCAGCGACTTCAGCGAGTCGGAGTGCATAAGTCGGTGTGGCGATGAGTACTGTCACATCGTTACTGAGAATGGCGCGGATCCGCTGATCCGAAGTCATACCACCGTTTGGGATTGTGAGCGCGCCGAGCTGCTGCGCGCCGTGATAGGCACTCCAGAAACCAATAAACGGACCGAATGAGAAGGCGATCATCAACCGATCTGCCGCGGTCACGCCTGCCCCGCGATAGATTTCTCCCCAACATTTTCCCCACCAGTCCCACGATTCTGCTGTGTCCAACCATCGCAACGGCGCACCTGTCGTACCTGAAGTGCGGTGGAGGCAGGTATACTGCTCCAGTGGAAAGGTGAGATTT from Candidatus Poribacteria bacterium includes the following:
- a CDS encoding NAD(P)/FAD-dependent oxidoreductase; amino-acid sequence: MHTHHTYDTIVIGGGPAGSTVAALVAEQGHRVLLLERATTPQFKIGESLIPATYWTFKRLGMLEKLRTSHFPQKYSVQFYSRTGKGSTPFYFFQTNPHESAVTWQVLRSEFDEMLLDNAKEKGVEVRRGVGVREVLFEDDTAIGVVTQDIDGTRETLHATVIVDSTGQRSLIGKQLKLNTIEPNLKMASLFTHYEGGHRDEGIDEGATLILHTEEKDSWFWSIPLPYNRTSIGVVGELDYLLQNRRDTDGKLNAQKIFDEELAKCMPLKQRLKGAKQLLPIQTTKDFSYRASRIAGNNWVLVGDAFGFLDPVYSTGLFLALKSGEMAADAIIEAFNKNDFSEAQLGSFGPAFVDGMEAFRKLVYAFYTKEFSFARFLSEYPEHQGGIVDILSGDVFRKDVTHIFPAMAEMCPLPLEISLG
- a CDS encoding type II toxin-antitoxin system VapC family toxin, with the translated sequence MNNETQYRVYIETTIPSFYYTLRTDLESRAMQSWSRKWWVEYADQFTLVSSLAVIEELSDGRSEKTQDRIDLVANLEMLSISPRIRRITQIYIDRLIMPQDPFGDALHLAIASFYNVDALLTWNYKHIANLNKIHRIRQINQELGLPTPELATPLNYLGVDD
- a CDS encoding BrnA antitoxin family protein, with amino-acid sequence MKLSKTRLSEIESLPEDAIDTSDIPELDDDFWENAQRIAPENYLQIEQEVLEWFKGQGQDYHARINTVLRSYMEAHR
- a CDS encoding BrnT family toxin; its protein translation is MEFSWDEHKNRVNFKKHGIYFEEARLIFEDVHFTRVDPRDYYDEQGQAEIREITIGTLRGGAVLVVCHTNRNSQTRIISARKATSKERRGYNEAFKNTAF
- a CDS encoding phenylacetate--CoA ligase family protein; this translates as MEIQTQLHRLREMLALVLETNAFYRQKLTEAGITDPNAVQTLMDYQQLPFTTKEELSADQVSHPPYGTNLTFPLEQYTCLHRTSGTTGAPLRWLDTAESWDWWGKCWGEIYRGAGVTAADRLMIAFSFGPFIGFWSAYHGAQQLGALTIPNGGMTSDQRIRAILSNDVTVLIATPTYALRLAEVAEQDGINLSEASSVRVTIHAGEPGASLPATKERIETRWGARAYDHAGATEVGAWGVMCEPQAGLHLNENEFICEVLDPETDNPADEGELVITNLGRVGMPVIRYRTGDYVKLKSGRCECGRESRVLDGGVLGRIDNALIIRGLNVYPATLENIILKFPDVQEFAGRVYGTGTLDELEIQIESTNPNPDDTATAVAAAIRDDLGLRVTVKTVPFGTLPRYELKSKRFTDERTS